CCTGTTCATTTTGATCCCAGCATGATTTCAACATGCCATGCAGCTGGAGTCAACGTTATTGTCGGTAAGCATGCCTTTTCGTTTATTATTCATTATTTCTGAAATATGTTGGCTAGACACTATCTTCAATCATATGGCTGGGATCGACTCCGGCACCGGCACAGCAGGAAGCTCCTTCACACAATACGTCTATCCTGGAATTTATCAGTACCAGGTCAGTTTCTCTTTTCTGTTCACCGCCTATTGTCTCATCACGGTCTACTTAGGATTTTCATCATTGCGGCCTTACAAAGGGAAATGATATTGTCGACTATTCCAATCGCTACCAGGTGCAAAATTGCGAGTTGGTAAATTTGTCTGAGTACGTTTCAAAACGTTGCGTCAATTTGTTGTGCAACTAACACCATTGTAGCCTTGCAACTGAGACGGAATACGTTCGTTCGCGTTTAGCTGCCTACGCTAACGACTTGTTGTCGTTGGGGGTTGATGGGCTCAGACTCGATGCTGCGAAGCGTAGGCACCATTTTTAACCTATGGCGCGGTATACTCACCCGCTTTACAGATATTCCAGCCGGGGATCTAGCGAACATTGTGAACAGGCTTTCACGCCGTCCTTATATTACCTCCGAGGTAATTTGGGGTGGTGGGGAACCCATTCAACCTTCAGAGTACACAGGCATAGGTGAATGGTGTCTATAATATATCTCTTGCAACATTTTTAACTGGTAAAATTAGGCGACGTTCAAGAGTTCGTGGAATAAGTTTCCATAATGACGTCATGTAGAATAACtcgttctatttttagattcCGGTACACCACTGCCCTCAAAGACTCGTTTTTGGGCGGAGGAATTTCGAATCTGCAAAATTTGGAAAATAGAGGTGAGTTTCTGGTATATAATTTATAACTAATCTTAAATCATTGTGGTACAGGCTGGGTATCCGGATCGCAAGCAAACGTCTTTGTCGCTAACCATGATACAGAGCGGGTTAGCTATAATTTTATCGACACATTCGCCCTGGATATTGAAATGCTTAACCACAGAACGGCGCCTCCTTAACTGTTAACTCCCCTTCTAATACCTACATTACCTCTCACGTATTTTCTCTCGCCCACCCTTATGGAACTCCTACCATCCTTTCAAGCTATTCGTTCGGAGGACATGAAGAAGGGGCTCCTAATGGAGGTATATAAAAAAGTTCATCGATATAAACAAATCTCACACCGAATACTCCAGGGGTTGCATCATGCTCATCGACGGGAGGTTCCGGAGGTTGGCTCTGCCAACATCGCTATATTGCTATTAGTGGCATGGTCGGTTTCCGCAACAATGTTGGCTCAGCGGGCCTAACAAACTGGGTTTCTCCTCAATCCAACAGAATTGCTTTCGGAAGAGGTATATCACTTGTTGAAGCATGCATTCCGCTTCACTCATCTGTATTAAATCTAGGCGCCCTTGGCTTCGTAGCCATTAATAATGCCGATTCTGCATGGAGCACTACATTTTCAACTTCTTTACCTTCGGGGTCGTACTGCGATGTGATTAGTGGGAAAAGCTCCTCAGGATCTTGCACTGGCAACACGTATGTCTTGGTAAATTCCATGTATACTGACTTTAACCGAACTATTTTTATAGGATTAGTGTTTCCAACGGCCAATTCACAGTTACCGTTCCCGCTCGAAGCGCTGTCGCCATTCATACCGGTGCCACAAGTTCTTCTCCTGGAACTGTTGACCCTGGCACTGGCAATCCTAATCCCGGACCTGTTTCCGTGACATTCCAAGTCACTGCCACGACAACATGGGGCCAGGTAACTATATTTCTACTGCTTGTGTTAAATGTGCTTCCTGATTCTGATACATTTTTGAAGAATATTTTCCTCGTTGGAAGCCTCTCGCAACTTGGATCTTGGACCGCAGCTTCAGCGGTAATTCTACAATCTCACCacgattttttgtttaaCTCACACAAGCACCAACTTACTCATAGGTCGCTCTTTCGTCTGCAAATTATCCTGTGTGGAGCGCGACAGTTTCAATTCCTGCGGGCACGAGCTTCGAATACAAGTTCATTAAGAAGAATTCAGACGGAAGTGTACGCACATACGATTACGTTGTTGTTCATTTAACTCACTTTCTCTCTTTATAGATTAACTGGGAGTCAGATCCCAACCGCCAAGCAACTGCTTCTGGAGGAGCACAGACTTTGTCCCAGTCCTGGAGATAGAAGCACATGAATTGAATTACCGTACAAATGTATAATTAACAAGACCGGCGTATGCCGGCTCGACTATGAAACTTGTGACTTATAAACATCTTTCGAAGTCGGAAGACTGAGTGATTCCACTACTAAATGCATTCCTATCTCGTTCGGTGACAATTCTAGAAGTATCAACAAATAGCTTGGTAGGGCCGTAGTAATGGTAGAAAAGCTTCGCTGACAAACCTACAGCCATTCCATCATACTCTGAGCTCAAACAAGTCATTTTATGATCCAATAGAGACTTGCGAGATACTTCGATAAAGGCGACAACAATAGGAGATGCGTTTCCAGAATCACGGCGTAGTTGGCGAGAAACGAAGGGCACATATTCTTAGCCTCGCGTATCTCCAGAGAAAGGTCAGTAGGTTGATGTCAGGCCCGAAAGAAGGGAAATGGGtagaacaaaaaaacaccTGATGCATGCTGTGAGGCTTCAAGCGCGGATCGAAGACCGGGGAAATAGAGAATCAATATAATGTCACTGTATGCCGTCATCCAAAGCATCTCTCGTGAATTATCATCAtgatcaaaaaaaaaaaaaaccagcGCGCCCCAAATATTCCAGTATTGCCAAAAATGTAACGTTGACCTGTAGCAATAAATGTCGAGAAAACCTCTAAGTAGCGGCAGTCGGCTATGGTGGAGCGCTTAATTTGAGCGGTGGTGGCCCTAAGTGTAGTCCCTTAATATTCTTGAACCTCATGAAGCTTTTCCTATGATATGAAAGGATCGATGGAGCTAACCCAATAAATTATTTTAAAACTCTGGAATCCCTTTTCCCAACGGTAAGTTAACACCTCGCGATCGTCGGAAAAGTATGCCAGCCTGATGATCAATGTACATGTACCGTGAATACATTTGAAGGAACCCCGATTCGGAGCCGAGCTTCTGTCATCGCAGGTATGGTTATGAACAGCCTCAGGAAGTTAGAACCATGTATTTGAGGCAGTGCGCACCACTTCGGTAGACCTCGGTACTTAGCTTCTAGGATGCTAGCAGTGAAAGTGGTTGGAAACTTGAAACATAGGTGGGAAAATTTGGCGCCAACGTCATTCGGCAATCACCCGACCTGCTTAAAAAGGGAATTATTTCTGTTTATGGTATAGTAGTATGTGGCCATTCGCGGAGAATACTCGGGTCCATGAAAGTGGAACCAGCAGACAAAGTGCTAAAAGGCATAGAGGTGCACGACTAGATCTTGATTTAAATATCACATTTAATTGACCGTACGGTATTTATCTTCTCTGATACACAACTTGAAGTGCTTTGAATTGACATACCAGGTAGTATACCCTTTGCTTACGTATACGTTCTTCCCGCAAATAGATAATGGTTTAGCAGAAAAGACCGAATGTACGTACATATTCTAAACACCCAAGCAACAGATGAAGTTAAGCGCAGAGAAAATAAATATTACAGACGCAGATTTTGCATCATGCGCAGCGGGCAGGCAATGACAAAACAATGCATGGGTATCATCCATAGGTATACAATGCGTCGGGTGTCTAGCGTGGTGCGTCCTTGTCACTCTTCTGTGTTTCAAAAAGTTTTGTTAAATTAtagttcgtcctttttcttgCCATTTCCgttcttcttatcttcctCGGGTGGAAGGCAGAGCGCTGGAGAAGTTCCTGTGATCTCGTATTCACATTTCTCGAGCTCTTGCACAGTCAAAAGAGCGTTTTCAACTCCACATGATAGACGGAGCTGTTTAGAAAAAAGGGCCGTCGAATCCTGTCCTCGTATATAAATTATGAAGAGAGGAGACTTACAACAACATTACGCTCCGGACCGTTCCAGCATCTTGTGCCGTGTTTGTAAACTTGCTTTTGATAGAATTCTGGTTGACCTGGTTGAACATCTGAAGACGGGTTCCAAGATTCAAATTTGCTATGAAAAGAGTGTGAGTTTCGAGATAGTAACATGAATCGTACACATATAAAATCTACTCACCCAAGACTGAATGTTGTTCCGCCGTTGTTGGGCTTCTGCTTGACTTCATTGAAGAGGCAAACCTCGTATGTGTAGCTAAGCGATGTCAATCAGCATTCGGTAAGCAACCCATAACGAGTCGTTCACTCACTCTCCTGTATCCTTCTCGAGGCAGGTACCGTCAAGCTTCTTCCATTCTCCTTTAGCACCGAAACCATTAATGTTGAAGATTTCTTTAATATCATTCTCCTTTGTGTCCAACTCAGTCCTCATGCGATCCAGTTCGTTCTTGGCGTCGTTGTATGCTTGTTGAGCACGCGATGAGTCGGCTACAAAAATCATTTAGGTGATAGAAAGGAGATAGAGAATAGGACTGGTTGGTTACCTGCTCCATCATCGCCGCGTACAATACCAAACTTCTGCAGCCAAGACACAAGGGTATCTTTGACATCCTCATAGACAGGGATGAACGAATCTGGAAGATATGCAGCGAGCTCAAAGACTAATGAACAATGACGTCAGCAATAGCTTTCAGCATGTGCGAGGCTCCTCACGAATTGAGCCCTCCTGGGGGCCATTAATATATTCTTCGTGTTCAAGTAAAAGGGAGAGATAATCAGTGCTGATGAGCCCATCAAGCTGATGTTCAAGTTGCCCGGCATCCCACATGCCCTCCTCCAgggcctcctcttcctcttcgtctgaTTCATTTTCAGAGGGCTTCTCCGCTTCAGAATCTTTGCCAACGTCGTTAATATGAGGAAGTTTGGCGAGCTCTTCCCATCCGCGAACGGCTTCGAGAACCGCCATGTCCTGGTAGTTGGGATTGTAGCCAGTGCGAAGAGCATCAAGGATCTGGCCTAGGGCTTTCTCGCGTTCAAGGTGTTTCTTGTGTTCCCGCTGAAGTGATTTGAGGGCATTGTTGTGGATGATTAATGACTTGTACAGAGCTGTTTAACCATTAGAACGAAATTGAAGGATTGTGTTAAGGGACATAGGGCATACGCGATTCTTTCTTGTGTTCCAAAGCAGCTTGTGAGAGTGATTCGGTCCGTTCGGCGATATCTACGAGCAAATATTTTAAACGGGTACCCCTTATCTGTGCATATGACTTACCTTGAAGACGATCaacctccttttcctttgctttgATCTCTTCAGCCAATCTTTCTACTTCTCCTTGGAGACGTTTCTTTTCCTGATGCGCAAATGCAATGTAACCGGACCGAACTTTAGCACCCTATTGATAAACAGATGAATAAGATTCATTGGAGAGGCTTGGTCTCCTTACGGCTCTTTGCAACTTCAATTCCGCGTCTCGCTTCTTCCTATACTCTTCTCCAATTTCCTTACAAAGATTGGGGCAGACTCCTGGCTGTTCATCGGATCCGTCGCAACACTGCGTTTCTGAACTTCGAGTAAGACTAAACATAGTGCTCAATGTCGCCTAATTCGTACCACATAGTCCGTCATTAACCCTCGAACTTGAAATGAACTCGCCGATGTGTCCTTCGTTCTGACAATAGAATTTATTATTCGGGCATGCAGAGGTTCCTGTAATGAAGATAATAAGTAGCCAAAATCGCCAGATAAATGATCCCAATCCGACCTGGCTCATCGCTGCCGTCTGGACAGTCACAAGAGTCGTCGTTAACGAAATCCCAGGGAATTTCCTTGGAACCATCCAGGCATTTCCAAGTATTCGTTTTTGCTATTGGAACATATTTGGAGAGTAGGTTGGGAGATACTCCGAGAGTCTTTGTTGGTTTAGAAAACGCAGATAGCGGTAGAGAACAGAGAAGTAGAGCCCAAGGAACCATGGCCAGTGTGCTAGACGAGGGAACCAATTTCGATCGACGTGTCCCAGTCGCGTCGGTGTCTTGGCTGTCGATTATGTAATCCGACCAAACAAGGCACGCACAAGGTCTTCCTTGCAAGACCGCTCTGTCTGGTGCTCATCATCGACGGTCCAACTCTACTATGGTGAGTAGCTCTTCGCCCTCTTTATGCTCGCGGAAGGCTGCCGGGGTGTCGTACGAATGGATAGATATCGAATGAAGGCACATTTGCCTCGATTTCAGCTGGATGCCACTTTTCGGATTTGGATGAACTTGGGATGAAATGGATGTTGACTCTTTTTGATCCTCTAGGCCAAAGCAAAAGCAGCCCCCGCTGCGTCCAGCGGTGGTAAATCcgcgaagaagaagaagtggtCCAAGGGAAAGGTCAAGGATAAGGCCCAGCACGCCGTCTCGCTCGACAAGGCCACCTACGACCGTATCATGAAGGAAGTCCCCTCCTTCAAATTCGTCAGTCAGAGCATCCTCATCGAGCGTCTCAAGATCAACGGATCGCTCGCTCGTGTTGCTATCAGACATCTCGAGAGGGACAAGCTCATCAAGCGGATCGTGCACCACTCCGCACAGCTCATCTATAGTGTGTATCGCCTACCGACGCAAGGTTGAAAGTTTCTGACAATTTCACTTATTTAGCTCGCACCACATCACAAGAGTAGATGCACCCTTACACTTTTTCCGCTCTCGTTATGCTTGCTAGGCTATATGTATTCCACTCAATGCACACCACATAAAATCGCAAATGGCAAAACACACTCTATTCGTGAATCCTGAGTAAATTTTCCTGCCAAGTAGAGTACGTCACATCAAAACTGCTAAATGACCGTACCTACGTCTGAGTCGGTCTTATGTGGTATTGTCAATTTGTGTACTCACAAATGTGTACCATCTGGTTCTGATCATGCGACCTGAGTTTCTCTAAATTTGCAAGAGATAGCAAGCCGGACCGACACCCTTCCTTCATGATATCAGAGCTCTCAATAACGCCTCTTTCCTTTACACTGATCCCACCTTTTGGTCTCCCTTTGTCAACTATTCCTGCGCAACTCTGCCCAGCGCTAAATAATGATAGGATTTAACGTGGGCGATTCTAGTTATTACATCGGTATTGACGTGGGCACAGGCTCCGTCCGGGCATGCCTGGTCGACAATAGCGGTCAAGTCaaatcaatatcaacacagAATACCAAGACCTGGCGTGATTCACACGACAGCAATATCTTCGAGCAATCGACGACGGACATATGGGCAGCAGTAGGCATTGTCATCAAGGCATGCTTGAAGGAGACGGGTCGCTCCTGCCTCAGTTAAGGGTTTGGGATTTGACGCTACGTGCTCGTTGGCCGTTACAGATTTTGAGGGTGAGCCTATAGCGGTCACAAAGGGCGAGACCCTTGGGAGGCATGGGGAAAGGAACGTCATTCTTTGGGCAGATCATCGCGCAGAAGCAGAGGCTAATTTTATCAATGGCACTGGATCAATCGTTCTGGATTATGTTGGGGGCAAGATGAGTGTAAGTCGTTTTCGTACTTGTGAAATATTTGCATATCGATTATTCTAAACTTTGCCAGTTGGAAATGGAAATTCCAAAAATTCTGTGGTTGAAGAGGAATATGGATCCCCAGTTGTTTGCAAGATGCCAATTCTTTGATCTTCCGGACTTTCTGACGTATCGCGCAACGACGGATAGCGCACGGTCGTGCTGCTCTCTCACTTGCAAATGTTCTTACGTGCCTACAACTGGCTGGCAGAAGGATTTCTTCAAGCAGATCGGACTGCAGGAGCTTGTTGAAAGGGATTATGCACAAATTGGCGTCCGGGAGGGCGACGAAGTATTGATCGCTGGAATGCCAGTAGGTCAAGGTCTTTCAAATACGGCGGCAAAAGAACTGGGCTTGGTTCCCGGAACCCCCGTTGGAAGTGCACTCATTGATGCGTAAgtttttgtgtctttctttATCGCCATTTGCACGCTTTTGTGACTGCGATTCCAGGTATGCAGGTTGGTTGGGCACCATTGCAGCGCGCTATACGGAGAATGGCGTACTTTCGAATGAAATCCCGTCCATAGAAGAATCTGGGAGACGATTGGCCGCAGTTGCTGGCACGAGCACATGTCATATTGTACAGGTGAGGTTCTACCTTGCCATGAGCGCCGTATACCCATCCTCAAATGTTTTTGCAGAGCCAAAAAGGTATCTTCGTTGATGGAGTATGGGGCCCGTATAAGGTTACTTTATTGTCTCTCTGAAACGAAACTTGTTTAAGATCTGGATTAGGACCCTATCATCAATGGATGGTGGATGAACGAAGGAGGACAATCCTCTACCGGCCAGGTCTGCTTCTATGTTTTTCATCATCTGTAGCCAGTTCTAAGGTGGACGTCATCAGCTCATTGATTTCGTACTAACAAATCATCCTGCATATCCTGAAGCTGTCAAAATCgggaaagaagaaggaaagaatgtACATACGCGTGAGTGATTCATCTTGTAATGCATTTCTGTTGATTTAATATTGTGCTTCTGCGAGTAATAGTTATCCAAGAGCGTCTTGAAAGACTAAGAACCACTTACAAAGTGGACACGTTCACCGAGTTGACCAAGGACCTACACATATACCCTGATTTCCATGGTACAAGAATTAAACCTTATTTTGGGCGTTAAAATGTATCGCCTCATCTTCGTTCGTTCTAGGAAACAGGTCTCCAATTGCTGATCCCCGTATGAGAGGAGTTATGTTTGGAATGGAATTGGTATGGTCGTCGCTTCCAAGAACATTAAAATTCTACGCTAAACGTTGTCTGTCCAGGACAACTCGCTGAATGACCTTGCCAAAAAGTATCATGCCACACTTATGGCAATTGCATTGCAGACGCGTCATATTGTCGATACGCTCAACAGTTCGGGCCATCAGATCGCGTCTATCTTCATGAGCGGTGGTCAGGCGCAAAATAGACCACTGATGCAGCTCTTTGCGGATGTTTGTGGAATGCCTGTTGTGCTCCCGGCGAACAGTGACCAGGCTGTGTGCTTGGGTGCTGCCATGCTCGGTCGATTCGCCGCGGAATTTGGAAATTCAGGGAAAGAAGAACAGGCAAAAAAGTTGTGGGAAATCATGGTGAGTCTGATGTCATAGCAAATGTGATGATCCTTGTTGTTGATTGCCTATTTCGTTTTGCTTGTGTTCTAGGTCGAGATGACTCCCGCTGGTACAATGATATCCCCTAGTTGCGATGCGAAAGAGAGGAAACTGCTGGAAGCGAAATTCAAGATTTTCTTGGAGACCATTCAAATACAGAAGCGCTGGCGACAGGAGATGCAGGAAGCTTCAAAGTAACACCGTCAATGCCCTTTTGGGGTTGTTCGCTGCCTCTGGACATTTTATATTCCAAATTTGAATGATTCGAGTATTGATTATCGACCCTGCCGTATTTTAGGGACAAATGTAACAACTGAAATGTGTACCCTCGAAACGCGCCGCATACAAATGAATTTTTGTGGATGACAAGTCTCGCAATTCTTCTGTTGGCGAAAATTTGACGCGTACCCTCAATTTCCAACTCAGGCGAGATCAGTTGCCGTTACAGGAATGCGTTCCCTATGTTTACTGTATGGTATCTCAGTTCGGTGTATTGTTACTGCTGCTAAAGCATCAAGATCACTGGCAACTCATTCTCCTGACGATGAAAATATATATGATTGTCTCCCTAGATGATCGCAGTTTGTATTACTGTCAGTCGAAGAGTGAATGAACGAATGATGGCAAAATACATATTTGGATCACGATTACTGTCAATCTCCTACCATTGCCATGGAGCACCGCCCTCCGCAAATAATCCTGAAGTAAAAGTCCTCGTTTCCGATGCTTCTCTTTCACCGATGACCTCTACACAAAGCTACAATAACCTCCATTTACCGCAGGagatcctggatttgattATTGACGAGGTTGCGCGCTTAAAACCCGTACTCGACTCACAAGCTGCCCTAAGGACCTGCACTCTCGTATCCAGAGCCTTCTGCAGACGCTCGCGAAAGCACCTATGGGCTGACTTCGTCTTTTACATGGACAGGTCTTCTAGGAAACGTGCCACCGATCTCATACACATGCTTCGACGAAGAGACAACAGATCATTGGTAGCCCATGTCCGATCAATGCAACTCGTCTTCAACACCCCTGTAGAAGATGAACAACACCGACTTGTACGTGCAAAGAACACGCTTAGTAAAGCGATAAAGCGGCCCTTTCAAAAATACTTTAAACCACAGTACACTGTCCTGGATGTTCTTCAGCACATACAAAATTGCGATTTTGAACATTTTAGTGTCAATTCTCTCGAACAGACTAGGCCTATCCACTGGACCAAGGACGAATTCAGCAAAGTCATAAAGCCTACTCTGCTGGAAGTCCTGTCAAGTAACACGCGCATCAAGTCCTTCTCGCTGTGCAATATCGGATCGATATCTAAGCAGATGGTGGCAGCTGCTTTCTTTTCACCAGAAATGGAGGACTTGACCATGCGGAATTTACAGTTTGGGGAAGACGAGCTCGTCACTTTCACAGTCGAACGAGATTGTGTGCTCGCCGATCTACGAAAGTTAGAGATGATCAACGTACCTATGCTACCATTGCTCTCGTTGATCCACCTATTGGTGCCACATTCCTGGCCTTCCGGCTCTTTATCAAGTTCAGACTTCACTTCTTCTGATCTGGAACCACAACCACTATTCCCTCGACTTCAAACCCTTGTTGTGTCCGTACCGTATCCCGAGGATATGAACCCTCTTTGGAAATTGATTTTGGGTGGGGCGTCATGCCTGGAAAATCTGGAAATGGAATATCACTATAGAAGTAACTCTTCGATTCCTTTGCTAGTTTGTTCAGGGTGTCTTATCTGACACAATGTCTATTTATAGGATATGGAATACCAGAACTGGGTCAACTTTCCCTCCGCCGCTTAACAGCCTTGCGAAATTTCAGATTTCGAACAGTCTCACCAGATGATATCGTCTGGGTCGAAGCAAGCCAGCGGGTTTTGCTCAATATTTTTACTTTCCCCTGCTTCACCGAGAAATTGAGATCATTTGAGCTTCAGTATTTATTCAGCGCTGCTTGGGACACAAGTGACCACACTAATGGTAAACCGCTCGAACGACTCCGAAACGCAGCGCACTGGGAAGTCATCGACGATTGGCTCGTTAGTGACCATTTCCGTAGCTTCGAAACGCTGCAGCTCTCGGTAAAAGTAGTTCATAGTATGGGCGGAAGCGACGCGGTATACTACATCCCAGCTGACGAGATGCTGGCCGCGGCTTTGCTCATGTTCCCCAAAATGACCGCGAAAGCTCATATTGAAGTTATCATGGAGGGTCAGATATTCTTCCGTCTGAATCCGACAATGTAATACCCCAATTACCAACGTAAACAATCTTCGATAGTATTAGTCCTGATATTCATTTATTTTAGTTAGATTTGCCACCAACGTTTCGCAGCAACTCATAGTAGTCCCAATGTGACAAATATAAAACGAATACTGGTCAAGTGTGTATTGGACTAGCATGGTAGCAATAGCGTACTCCACTGTACATTTCTCTTCCAATACTAGGCTCAGAATGTATTTCCGGAATGTCCGCCGGCGAAGCAGCACTTTTTGTGTCTACGGTTACAGTTACACATAATTTGTATGATATCATCTTACCAAAGTTGGACAATCTAACGATTAGTTCAGTACTTACACATATCCGATTCGGTCAGATACAAATGAAACTTGATAGGTAGATCCGAAGGTACATGAAAAAGGAGGGAGGCAAAGGGCGTATGCGGACTGATGAAGAGAGGTATTCTGGTATGCGGTCGTTTCTTGCCAAAACCGAGAGGCTTGGATGACTTGTCGTGTCATCTCCATCATAATACCGCAACAACCGGAGATATGTATCTAGATGAGATGCTTGAAGTACACACATACTGTAGTAGGAGCTTCATGTACGAACGGCTGGCCACGCATTCGCCTCCAGACCATAGGGGGTTGTACACACACTCACAGATCAAGATGATTCACAGAAGCTTGACATACGAAGCCGGGAATAGGCCCTTCTTCCCGTTGACTTCTCCAGTCCACCTGTCAGATAAGAATGAGTACCAAGATATTTAGAGACAAAAGGCGAGCGCGATGTCGTAAGGAATGCGTAAATGGATCTCAAACGAATTAGGAAGTAAGGACTTTTGAAAGTGACCGCGAGTAAAACAGGAGGCATTGAAGCGATCCATTTCCGGGTATGATAGGAGTGGTAGTGGTTGGGCAGCGCTGGTATATAAAAGCGTGGAGTTTCGGAAAGAGAAACGTACCAGTCGTCTGACGTCCTTTCCACCACCAAAATTCGGTCCCCTTCCGAAACCACTAGATCCCCCGCTTCCTAAGCGTATGGTCAATCACCCCGCCTAAACCTTTCATGATAATATACGCACTCCAGAATTATAGTCATACAGCGCCTCTGCCCATTCGCCATGTacttctggttctggttccgGCTCTTCGTATTTTGGTTGTTGGAAGCGTGGAGCGGGAGGAGGGGGCGGGGTTGCAGCGGCAGGGTCCGGCGTAGGCGTACTTGTCGACGAAGAAGTACGCCTAGGCGGCGGAGCGAAATTATTCTGCCTTGGCGCAAAAGCAGGCGGAACTGCTACCTGGGGAGGCGATGCGGGCTTGCTGCGTAGAGACCCGATGAAGCCCTTGCCTGAGGACATGTCGACAGAGTTACCGAATTTCTGTGGATGAACGTGGAATGGAGATCAATTGTCAGAGAGGGCAATGATTGAAAAAGGTGATAGCATCAGTAAGGGGGAAATGAAAGGGAAATGGGCAGAAGGACGGAGGAGACAAGCCCAGCGAAGCTCCCAAAGAATGGAACCGCACAATCATTTCAAGCGAGCGTACTTACTTTCACAGAAACCAGGCTGCTGGCTGAAGATGGCTTTTCAGCAATTTGGGAAGAACTTGCGGATGAGGGCGTGGGTTGGTTATTTCTGGCGTTTGCAAATGCGGCCACCCGGCCTGCCACACTAGTGACCGCCTGGCCCTCGTTATCGGAATCCTGTGTTCATGCGAAAGTTCGGAATCAGGCCATGCAAATTCCAAGCCCCCGAGGATATGGGTGAAATAAAGGACAGAAGATAAACCAATAAAATGGAGTGATCAGAAACCAGTCGCGATACCCAGGATACATCTCTGTCTCTGATTGATGGGGAAGGACAAGAGACATGGTGTATCAAGCCAGAAACTCACCCCAGCTCCGGCGCTTGCATATGCACTTGAACTTGGACCACCAGCACTAGTACCAGAAGAACGAGCACTGGAGATCTGTTTCAGACCAGCTGACATAAACTTTGCGGTTGCCTCTGGATTGGAAGCCATGGCGCGACCAACTGCAGACACGGCTGCCCCCTGGGGAGTGTTTGTCGACGGGGGAGCATCTGAATGAGCGGCATTGGCAAATATCTCAGGCCGTGCTGAGAAGTACCTGGAAGACAAGATTGATGAGCAGGTGGCGCAGTTGGATCACAAGGGAAGTGAAAGGGAAGGAAAAGACACAGGGGCGGC
The sequence above is a segment of the Psilocybe cubensis strain MGC-MH-2018 chromosome 4, whole genome shotgun sequence genome. Coding sequences within it:
- a CDS encoding Alpha-amylase, with the protein product MRLLTLSAFFALLPYALTSPVFHNSTVHDDINARAPSSSKSVIIQMFEWNWDSIAAECTNFIGPAGYGYVQVSPPQEHIKGSQWWTDYQPVSYILTSKRGNRDQFKNMISTCHAAGVNVIVDTIFNHMAGIDSGTGTAGSSFTQYVYPGIYQYQDFHHCGLTKGNDIVDYSNRYQVQNCELVNLSDLATETEYVRSRLAAYANDLLSLGVDGLRLDAAKHIPAGDLANIVNRLSRRPYITSEVIWGGGEPIQPSEYTGIGDVQEFRYTTALKDSFLGGGISNLQNLENRGWVSGSQANVFVANHDTERNGASLTVNSPSNTYITSHVFSLAHPYGTPTILSSYSFGGHEEGAPNGGVASCSSTGGSGGWLCQHRYIAISGMVGFRNNVGSAGLTNWVSPQSNRIAFGRGALGFVAINNADSAWSTTFSTSLPSGSYCDVISGKSSSGSCTGNTISVSNGQFTVTVPARSAVAIHTGATSSSPGTVDPGTGNPNPGPVSVTFQVTATTTWGQNIFLVGSLSQLGSWTAASAVALSSANYPVWSATVSIPAGTSFEYKFIKKNSDGSINWESDPNRQATASGGAQTLSQSWR
- a CDS encoding Glucosidase 2 subunit beta; its protein translation is MVPWALLLCSLPLSAFSKPTKTLGVSPNLLSKYVPIAKTNTWKCLDGSKEIPWDFVNDDSCDCPDGSDEPGTSACPNNKFYCQNEGHIGEFISSSRVNDGLCETQCCDGSDEQPGVCPNLCKEIGEEYRKKRDAELKLQRAGAKVRSGYIAFAHQEKKRLQGEVERLAEEIKAKEKEVDRLQDIAERTESLSQAALEHKKESPLYKSLIIHNNALKSLQREHKKHLEREKALGQILDALRTGYNPNYQDMAVLEAVRGWEELAKLPHINDVGKDSEAEKPSENESDEEEEEALEEGMWDAGQLEHQLDGLISTDYLSLLLEHEEYINGPQEGSILFELAAYLPDSFIPVYEDVKDTLVSWLQKFGIVRGDDGAADSSRAQQAYNDAKNELDRMRTELDTKENDIKEIFNINGFGAKGEWKKLDGTCLEKDTGDYTYEVCLFNEVKQKPNNGGTTFSLGKFESWNPSSDVQPGQPEFYQKQVYKHGTRCWNGPERNVVLRLSCGVENALLTVQELEKCEYEITGTSPALCLPPEEDKKNGNGKKKDEL
- a CDS encoding 40S ribosomal protein S25; the encoded protein is MAKAKAAPAASSGGKSAKKKKWSKGKVKDKAQHAVSLDKATYDRIMKEVPSFKFVSQSILIERLKINGSLARVAIRHLERDKLIKRIVHHSAQLIYTRTTSQE
- a CDS encoding FGGY carbohydrate kinase domain-containing protein, encoding MIGFNVGDSSYYIGIDVGTGSVRACLVDNSGQVKSISTQNTKTWRDSHDSNIFEQSTTDIWAAVGIVIKACLKETDFEGEPIAVTKGETLGRHGERNVILWADHRAEAEANFINGTGSIVLDYVGGKMSLEMEIPKILWLKRNMDPQLFARCQFFDLPDFLTYRATTDSARSCCSLTCKCSYVPTTGWQKDFFKQIGLQELVERDYAQIGVREGDEVLIAGMPVGQGLSNTAAKELGLVPGTPVGSALIDAYAGWLGTIAARYTENGVLSNEIPSIEESGRRLAAVAGTSTCHIVQSQKGIFVDGVWGPYKDPIINGWWMNEGGQSSTGQLIDFVLTNHPAYPEAVKIGKEEGKNVHTLIQERLERLRTTYKVDTFTELTKDLHIYPDFHGNRSPIADPRMRGVMFGMELDNSLNDLAKKYHATLMAIALQTRHIVDTLNSSGHQIASIFMSGGQAQNRPLMQLFADVCGMPVVLPANSDQAVCLGAAMLGRFAAEFGNSGKEEQAKKLWEIMVEMTPAGTMISPSCDAKERKLLEAKFKIFLETIQIQKRWRQEMQEASKRDQLPLQECVPYVYCMVSQFGVLLLLLKHQDHWQLILLTMKIYMIVSLDDRSLYYCQSKSE
- a CDS encoding Protein csh3; its protein translation is MVFSNLQPHEKEAFFSLLDEYFSARPEIFANAAHSDAPPSTNTPQGAAVSAVGRAMASNPEATAKFMSAGLKQISSARSSGTSAGGPSSSAYASAGAGDSDNEGQAVTSVAGRVAAFANARNNQPTPSSASSSQIAEKPSSASSLVSVKKFGNSVDMSSGKGFIGSLRSKPASPPQVAVPPAFAPRQNNFAPPPRRTSSSTSTPTPDPAAATPPPPPAPRFQQPKYEEPEPEPEVHGEWAEALYDYNSGEAGDLVVSEGDRILVVERTSDDWWTGEVNGKKGLFPASYVKLL